A window of Procambarus clarkii isolate CNS0578487 chromosome 69, FALCON_Pclarkii_2.0, whole genome shotgun sequence contains these coding sequences:
- the LOC138355843 gene encoding putative zinc carboxypeptidase, giving the protein MIGHYMDMIGHYMDMIGHYMDMDGHYMDMTGHYMDMIGHYMDMIGHYMDMIGHYMDMIGHYMDMDGHYMDMIGHYMDMIGHYMDMIGHYMDMIGHYMDMIGHYMDMIGHYMDMIGHYMDMIGHYMDMIGHYMDMIGHYMNMN; this is encoded by the coding sequence ATGATTGGACATTATATGGACATGATTGGACATTATATGGACATGATTGGACATTATATGGACATGGATGGACATTATATGGACATGACTGGACATTATATGGACATGATTGGACATTATATGGACATGATTGGACATTATATGGACATGATTGGACATTATATGGACATGATTGGACATTATATGGACATGGATGGACATTATATGGACATGATTGGACATTATATGGACATGATTGGACATTATATGGACATGATTGGACATTATATGGACATGATTGGACATTATATGGACATGATTGGACATTATATGGACATGATTGGACATTATATGGACATGATTGGACATTATATGGACATGATTGGACATTATATGGACATGATTGGACATTATATGGACATGATTGGACATTATATGAACATGAATTGA